In Gammaproteobacteria bacterium, the sequence TGGTGGAAAATCTCTTCGCCCGACTTAAACATTTTCGTAGTATCGCCACGCGTTATGAAAAACTGGCGCGTAATTTCAAGGCGATGGCCTATCTCGCCTGTACCTTGATCTGGCTGCAGCGGAAATGAGGACACGCCCTAGCTCATACGGAATAAATTTATCGGTTTGCCCCTCGGGGCGAAACCAAAAACCAACATCACGGCGCACGCTGTGCATTTTTTCATCACACCGCTTTGCTCGCGCGTAACTTCCGCGTCAAATAATCTTTACCCCAACTGCGTAACGCGGCAACGACCGGTTCCAAACTTGTGCCCAACGGCGTCAGACTATATTCAACGCGCGGTGGTACTTCGGCGTAGACCACACGCTTCACGAGGCCCGCTTGTTCCAGCTCACGCAGTTGTTTGGTGAGCATGCGCTGAGTGATGTTCGGCAGCTGGCGCTTCAACGCGTTGAAACGCTGTGTACCGTTGAGCAAACGAAACAATAATATTCCCTTCCACTTGCCGCCGATCAGATCCAAGGTCGCCTCTACCGGGCAACCGCCGTGACAGTGATAACTTTTGTGTTTTGCCATCGTTCGACTCCCATCGACGGTATCAAAAAGTGTACTACTACCAGAAAATGTGCGTACTTGTTACTGGCGCGTATATCGCGAAGAATCGCCGCATCTAACCAATAACGTTTT encodes:
- a CDS encoding transposase, yielding VENLFARLKHFRSIATRYEKLARNFKAMAYLACTLIWLQRK
- a CDS encoding helix-turn-helix transcriptional regulator; amino-acid sequence: MAKHKSYHCHGGCPVEATLDLIGGKWKGILLFRLLNGTQRFNALKRQLPNITQRMLTKQLRELEQAGLVKRVVYAEVPPRVEYSLTPLGTSLEPVVAALRSWGKDYLTRKLRASKAV